The Gossypium hirsutum isolate 1008001.06 chromosome D06, Gossypium_hirsutum_v2.1, whole genome shotgun sequence genome contains the following window.
atcatatgtgggcttatgtatgacaaggccctagttggtccatgaaaccccaaattaggtaaggttcactttgaaaacagaagctgatagcagcagtggtgtgaattggaaaaatcacaagaattcgtaggagtggaattaaatagtgaataaattatgtaatcgaaccttgatgaatctactttcatatggaagtaacgaaacaattataggaacagtacagaaagagatattcgggttcttgtggaacagggccagaacagtttctggattcactgttccgcctttggaaattcactataaattgaccagagataattaggggtcataccatatatgtatggattcctctctgagtctagtttccatagaaacaaacggcatcagtattgaagctctgtgcagagagatatcccagtcgtaatgggaaaaggtcagtgtagtcgacccctgtaacatgggagactttgactaataaactgtactaattggcccgaccaaaaattctagaaaaaaatccataggtggggacatgagtctagtttcagggaaaaatgacaaaactgatttttgagttgtgaaactcaagatatgatttttgaagcgactagtactcagactgggcagtgtctggaaaaatttttttcaaagtttgttaacatctcgtgtccgactccggtgtcggtctcgggttcggggtgttacattttattggtatcagagctacggtttagtcgattctaggactaccgtaatgttttgggtctagctatacatgccattttatgtgattacttgatagtgtggtgatttctgacaatcgtaaatgtgtttatttatagtaatggatcccgatcgtgaccgagaagtagctgatgatcttgagagtgtagcgcctgctcccgcacaagggacagtgccggcggactctcaacctaatgctagtaatcagaatgatgaagctagacaagcattctatagcgtgatgaatgattggtttaaccaatacattcgaactaatatggctgttccacaacctccattcccgacaaatactacccccgcacctacaataccaccggtaacggaccaaataaggtcaaataagcccccagttgacagaatccgaaaacatggggctactgaatttaaggctatggatagcgatgatgccgagcaagccgaattttggctggacaacactatccgggtactcgatgagctatcttgtacacccgatgaatgcctaaagtgtgctatctccttgctacgtaattctgcctactattggtggagtactctgacttctattgtgccccgagaccaagtaacttgggagtttttccaaactgagtttcggaaaaagtatatcagtcagagatttgttgataaaaaacggaaggaatttcttgagcttaagcaaggctccatgtcggttactgattacgagcgaaaatttgttagacttagcaaatacgctcgggaatgtgtttcgtccgaagctattatgtgtaaacgcttcgaggatgggctgaatgaagatataaaaatgttcgttggcgttcttgaaatacaagagttcgtggtacttgttgaacgagcttgtaaagccgaagagcttagaaaagaaaagcaaagagttgatgagggaactggagagtttcgtaaaagatcctcggggaggtctcttcaacagacatcgaagagatttcgagatgatgcgggccagtttagaggcacttcgggcctttttggacgagatcgtgatcgaccccctgtgggtacacgaggcacttcggtcgccagtgttgggaatgaacgtcgagacaggacgaaatgccgatattgcggtaaatggcattcggggagttgtagatttcctgaccgctcctgttacaaatgcggatcagtggaccacttcattaaagattgcccgaggttgtcggggcagaatgcaaatcagagtgggagaccgggtgctaccactgctcgaggtagaccatctggaaatatgggcaatgctggtggtggtcagagaggatctagagatgatataaccagatccgaagcccgtgcgcctgctagagcttatgctatacgtgcccgcgaggatgcttcttcgcctgatgttattaccggtacattcaccctctttgatactaatgtaattgctttgattgaccccggttctactcattcttacatatgtgaaaccttagcatccagtaagactttacctattgagtctactgagttcgtaattcgggtgtcaaatcccttgggtcgttacgtgcttgtcgacaaagtgtgtaagaaatgtcccctggaaattcgaggttcctgtttcccggcgaacttgatgctcttgccgtttgatgaatttgatgttatccttggtttggattggttgaccgcgcatgatgcgattgtgaattgcaagagcaagactattgatttgagatgcgcaaataacgaagtagtccgaattgagtctgcggacttagaggggatgccagctgtaatatcagcaatgttggcacagaaatatgtaagaaaagggtgcgaagcataccttgcgtatgtacttggtgacaaagaattagaaaagaaacccgaatctgtgccggtggtttgtgaatacccggatgtttttccggaagaattaccgggtttaccacctgttcgggaggtagagtttggtattgagcttgtacctgggactacgccgatttcgatagctccgtatcgtatggcaccaaccgagttaaaggagttgaaagctcagttgcaagaactgacggatagaggtttcgctcgaccaagtttctcaccttggggtgcaccagtattgttcgtgaaaaagaaggacggaaccatgaggttgtgcattgactatcgtcagctgaataaagtgacgataaagaacaaatatccgttgccgcgcatcgatgatttgttcgaccaactgaagggagcctcagtgttctcaaaaatagatttgagatcgggctattatcagttgcgaatccgagattcagatattcccaaaactgccttcagaacgagatatggtcactacgaattcttagtgatgccgtttgggctcactaatgcccctgcagtatttatggatttgatgaatcggatcttcagaccgtatttagatcggttcgtagtggtgttcattgatgacattttggtctattcaagagacgagaccgaacatgctgagcatctgaggctagtgctgcaaattttgcgggataagcagttatatgctaagttcagtaagtgtgagttctggttaagagaggttagcttcttgggtcatgtggtatccgcgtcgggtattcgagttgacccgaacaaaatttcagccatacttgactggaaacctccgagaaatgttactgaagttcggagctttttggggctcgccggttattaccgacgatttgtgaaaggtttctcgatgatagccacaccaatgacgaagctacttcaaaaggatgttaagttcgagtggacggagaaatgtcagaaaagtttcgaccaactgaaaactcatttgactgaagctccaatcttggtgcaacccgaatcaggtaaagagtttgtcatctatagtgacgcatccctacttgggttgggttgcgtattgatgcaagaaggtcgagtcgtggcctatgcgtcgagacaattgaagccacacaagaggaattatccgacccatgatctcgaactagctgccatcgtgtttgctttaaaaatatggcgacattatctatttggtgagaagtgccatgtattttcggatcacaaaagtctcaaatatttgatgactcaacgagacttgaatctgcgacaaagacgttggcttgagttgttgaaagattacgagcttgtcattgattaccacccgggaaaggctaacgcggttgcggacgccttaagccggaagtcattgtttgcttttcgagcgatgaacgtgcatttgtctgttctaccagacagtgtgttagtagctgaattaaaagctaaaccattgttgactcaccaaattcgtgaagctcagaaagtcgatgatgaattggttgcaaaacgggctaagtgttttccgaacgaggaatcggagtttcaaattgatgatgatgattgtttgaggttcagaaatcgtttgtgtgttccaaggaattcggaactcatttcgatgattctgaacgaagcccattgtagccgaatgtcaattcacccggggagtacgaaaatgtacaatgatttgaaacgtcaattttggtggcatggtatgaaacgggacatctctgactttgtttcgagatgtttaatatgtcaacaagtgaaagcggaacatcaagtgccttcaggattactctagccgatcatgatacccgagtggaaatgggatcgagtcacaatggactttgtgtccggactgcccttgtcaacaagtaagaaggatgcgatatgggttattgttgatagactgactaagtcggctcatttcatccccgtacgtacggatttttcattggagaaactagctgaattgtacgtttatcaaattgtgagattacacggggtacctgtttctatcgtgtcggatagagatccgagattcacctcacgattttggaagaaattgcaagaagctctgggtaccaagctgcattttagcactgcttttcacccccaaaccgatggtcaatccgagaggataattcagatacttgaggatatgttgagatgttgcatcctcgagttcagtagttcatgggaacggtatttacctttgattgaattcgcttacaacaatagttttcaatcaagtattaagatggcaccttacgaggctttgtacggtcgtaaatgccgtacaccattgttttggaccgagctcggtgaaagcaaaattttcggagttgatttgattagagatgctgaacagaaagtaaaggtaatccgtgaaagtctgaaggtagccacggatcgtcagaaatcgtacgcagatttgaaacgaaaagacatcgagtatcaggtgggagacaaagtgttccttaaggtttcaccttggaaaaagatactcaggttcggccgtaagggcaagttgagcccaagattcattgggccgtacaaaatctccgaacgagttggtccggttgcgtatagattgattttgcccccggagcttgaaaagattcatgacgtctttcatgtttcgatgcttcgacgctatcgatctgatccatcgcatataattagcccatcagaggttgaaattcaagtcgacatgagctatgaagaagaaccgatgcgtatcctagctcgtgaagtgaaggagttgcgaaacaaaagagttccgctagtacaggtgttatggctcaaacacgggatcgaggaagcaacttgggagaccgagagctcgatgaaagaacgatacccaaacctatttaccggtaagatttttagggaggaaaatttcttaagtgggggagagttgtgacagcccaaagttgaccctagtcgggaagtggtttcgggaccgctaaaccgagtcaccgaaatgtttgaatgtgatacttattgtgtagaatatgtaattatgaatgtgtgaaaatttcaagcttcaatttggttgatttcatgtgaatttagtcaataggacttatgtgagaaaattctaaaatgtgataggtcaatgtgtgaggacctattagtgcatgtggacaaaggggggacttgcatgtcaaattcccccctaatgagtagtggccggccatgacaaggaaggatgggcaaaacatgtcatgaaacatgttttgttagtggaagaataaaataaggagtatgggtaataaagaaatggaaaacaaaagaaaaaaaatgtgtgtgtggtgtttgtccccccattgccgtgagctaaagaagagaaagggggggaattttgttcatccttttctcatcttcatgcttgccaaaaaactagaaagaaaaacaaagaaaaattttctcatcctttggttcatccttggccaaaaaattttaaggaggaaagaagaagaaaggtgaagagattcggccatgcatgtagctaggctaaggtatgtttgatgatgttccatgagaggcatgcatgttttagttgttagcttgagttctacctaacccatggtctaaatcttgctatgtgatggaaatggcacttgaccatggatgaatcattcttggttgatgtttgatgttgtggtgatgaggcatgaggatgagttaagattcggcctaggtggaggttgtgttaatgccattgcatgcaaaatatgaagcttgttaatgatgcatgtgatgatggcttgatgattcttgaacctcctttttagcattttttcttgtgtgagcacatatgtgcattggttgctaaatggagaagaatcggctagcaagatgtgtgctaaggccgaatgtaactttgcatgttaatgagcaatgcatgtgttaaattgatgaaaagggggaggatgctttactagtgtgtatatgtgtgtattaagtgttgaaatcgaccctaaaaatggacatgcatattcggccaagggcaaagaaattagctaatatgttgtgttgatgcatgatttttgcatgtatgagactttaatgtctaatgtataaatatgggctaagtgccttgtgttcatcttttgatgcctaaatgatgaaatcaatttatttgtttgattaagctcaagagcaaaggggaaataaaaccgataaagggaaggaaaaagtggttgaatagctagcggaatcgttcgacaacacccgaggtaagttcttgagtaagagagcttaaatttcgatgtgattaaatcatgctctatgtgtggctattaagccgaatgtgcaaggacaatatgtgccttatgtttgagtttcgtaaacgaaaatgaaatatgaatgtaccatgaattattgttagatgtgcatgattaattgaatgctgtccgggctaagtcccgaaggctttgtgctaagcgaatatatccggactaagatccgaaggcctttgtgcgagatactaaatccgggttaagtcccgagggcattcgtgcgagttattaaagccgggttaagtcccgaaggcagtcgtgcgagttgttaaatccgggttacgtcccgaaggcatggtgtgagttactaaaaccgggctatgtcccgaaggcatttgaacgaggagctatatccggttaaatcccgaaggtacgtgatttggtaatgaatgagcttgctgtaaaattccagcgaatactcgaaaaacatcccaatatggggatatgttacgtatgtgttgaattaaatcgagcccttacaaataaatgttcgctcagttgataaacgagctatcggccttcggctaagttagtctattgtgtatgtgcataagggttgttaatgttgtgaagcaagtttaatatcgataaattgcgtattatgaaatattccgtttagctaaatgtgtgatattctttgtttatgctggaattccttgctcaaacttactaagcataaattgcttactcgttacattgctcctctgttttatagatttttggttctccagctatcggactcgggatcttgaagtcgaagtcgcccacactatcaaaggctcttttgggtactattttggttgaattttgttatggcatgtataggactacccattgttgtctttcgagtactttatgaaatgtataagtgtacagccatgcgaaaatggcttgtagaagtggagtatggcattagaccattcgtatttatgaatgtatagatggtttcatgatgtaactatgttggaatggaagtgttgagcaaatgatcagccactagaatggctaagtatgatcatatgtgggcttatgtatgacaaggccctagttggtccatgaaaccccaaattaggtaaggttcactttgaaaacagaagctgatagcagcagtggtgtggattggaaaaatcacaagaattcgtaggagtggaattaaatagtgaataaattatgtaatcgaaccttgatgaatctactttcatatggaagtaacgaaacaattataggaacagtacagaaagagatattcgggttcttgtggaacagggccagaacagtttctggattcactgttccgcctttggaaattcactataaattgaccagagataattaggggtcataccatatatgtatggattcctctctgagtctagtttccatagaaacaaacggcatcagtattgaagctctgtgcagagagatatcccagtcgtaatgggaaatggtcagtgtagtcgacccctgtaacatgggagactttgactaataaactgtactaattggcccgaccaaaaattctagaaaaaatccataggtggggacatgagtctagtttcagggaaaaattacaaaactgatttttgagttgtgaaactcaagatatgatttttgaagcgactagtactcagactgggcagtgtctggaaaaatttttttcaaagtttgttaacatctcgtgtccgactccggtgtcggtctcgggttcggggtgttacaccaaggGAGGTTggattaaatctaaaaatattgtCCACATCAGTAGGTATAAACAGTAATCACTAAAACCTATATTACAAAAATTAAACCTAAACATCAAGgtcataaaataaaaactaaattcctaaattaaagttaaaaaaaattctcaaataaCAAACAGAAGATTAACTCGCTTTAATGGTTGTAATTAACTTCAAAACTCGAGTTTTATTAGGGAATTAGTTATTAACTAGATAGTATTACCTTCCGGCCTCTACTACCTAATTAATTAACCAACACTcacttatcttccaacctcacTTTCTTGACCGAGATAAATCATGATTTACTCGGCAATCTCGTCGTCAAATTCGTTTAACCTAGATTACTTCTTAGGTCATCAATCCTAAAGTTTAAGAACGCATGAATTTATGTCAGCTAATGCGTAAGGAAAACCCTTGATCTTTCTTTAATCACTCTcacatccactcgttaatctccctaaAAGACTTAGTCACTAATTGATTCAATTACCATCTTTATCAGaattaaattaatcatgcaaaacaaaaattaaattaacacaaGAGAGAGATGGAAATTGGTCCACTGGTAAATTGGATATACTCGGATCTGCGAAATCCTTTAACAGTTGTTGAGGCATCGTTTTTTGCAAACAAGAAGTAAAAGAAAACTGcgaaaatatttaataacaaagacttggactcaaattgaatccaagttgaagaacaaagaaaataaaattgttttaaaagaaaataaaattgtattaaaagaaaataaaactaaattaaaattctaaactACTAAACTAAAACCCTAGAACGGCTTGGCAAAAAGCTCTCTAGCTTTGCCTCAACTTAGCTATTTATAGGCAAAGTTTAGCAGCCCTAATTAGGTCAAATACAAGCcttaatcacataaaatatgAGTTATGCAGACGGAAACACCCTTGCTCAATTTCTGCACCATGTTGTACCTGTGTCGCGACACAGACTTATGTGTGTCGTGACACAActtcaaatatgaaaattttaaattgcccCAGTTGTGTTGCGACTCCGAAAGCTTGTGCCACGACTCAACTGTCGTTCCTGGTGCTCTTGGGTTAAAAGAAAGGTGTCCTGCGCACTCAATAAGATTGTTAAAAGTACCTTAAAGCCGATATTGGCCCAATAGGTCAACTAATTTGAAATAATgcataaaaacacttattttgtaATAATTTGAATCTAAACTAGGAAATGTGAAAATgcaataaaagaaattaaaatgattaGAAAACAAGTTCGTTAAGGGtcaaaaagtacttaaattgtCACTACGATTTGTGGCAGGTTATTAAGTCCAACACATAAAGAAAGGGAGAAATCAAGTAGCTCACCTCTTGGCTAATGAAGGATTCAATCGAAAACAGGATGTCTGGTGGGTGGAGGAAGCTTCGATGACGGTTCAGGAATTGGTGACGCTGGAAAGGCAGACCATATATCACCCCAATTGAAGTTCACGGCTCAGTGGCAGTAAGAAGCTAAAAGACTTAGGCTTCCTTTGGATGCAACTGCATCTCAGTACGTTGGTTTTTTTAGgctaaaaaaaattgcaactgAAATGTTAGTAAACGCAAGGCTGTTTGGAAAGCATTCTTCAGTGCGTTGAAAATGCATTTCACCTCACTAGAGTCTTAATTCCAGACTGGAGCCTTTTGTTCCAGTAAAAATTTAGCAACTTCAATTGCTTGTTGTTTTCCTCTTTTACCCATATATTCTTCAGTTGCATTCTTCAGGCTTTTCTGATGTTTGGTTACCTTCTTCTTccctttccccttccccttccctttccccttccccttccctttCCCCTTCCCGTTGGGTTGCAAATCAGTTTGGTCAAGGACTTCTTCCGGTTCCTCCTTCATCCAGGTAAGGCTCCTTCTCCTTCTTCCgtttttcattcctttttcttcttccgttcttcatcttctcttctcagcatattctattttgtttcctctctttctctctttctcaagCAAATCTACCATGAATGCTTCCATTAGTACATCAAGAGATCACAAAGTCTTCTCAATTTCCctcttaaaattaatttttcaaattcaattttgaTGAATTCTTAATTTGtgtaaagaagaaaaaggaaaaactaatcGGAAATGTTTTCACAGTTCGGAGCGACGGCGGAGACGTTGAGCTAAGCGTCGACGATGGTGTTCCAGATCGGAACCGATGCTCACCTCTACGACGATCCAGATGACATCAGCATAGCTCCGCTTTTAGATAGTAAATTTGATTCGGAGAAGTGTGAGGCTCTCAAGCGACTCCTCGCTCTCATCGCTCAAGGCTTCGACGTCTCCAATTACTTCCCTCAGgtaatttgtttttcatttttgatttctttttattgAATGAACTctgaaaaaattacttaaaatttaatattgaagTGATCTGGATTTTGTAATTTCATTCAGAGCACCGTTTTGACTGTTGATAAGGTTTCTGGAAAgtgtaaataaattttaagtgtCTAAAAGATTAAATATCATTGTTTAATAGGTGTGGTGAACTTATCACAGGAtaattgagaaagaaaattaaGCTATCGAGTGTTGTAGTTATAATTCATTGGATCTTTATTGATAATTGTACTCTGATTAGTGAAGAAATGGTTGAATCGGGTCTCGGACTGTGGATAAAATACATATAGCTATTCATAATTGCATTCATGATATGAAATCAGGGTTTGGTAATGGATACTTTTAAATCTTATATTTGTTTGTTAATTGAGGTGTATATATGTTTTTCATCTCTCTGGTTGCTTGAATTACAGGTTGTTAAAAACGTGGCATCTCAATCTTTGGAAGTAAAGAAACTTGTTTATTTGTATCTACTGCATTATGCTGAAAAGTATGTTTCGCAAACTTCTcttacaatattatttttattttcccatGGTTGCTTCCATATGTTAAGAAGCAATATTAGTAAATGAGGGATTTATTAGTATGAACAAAGAACATGCTTGCTTGAAATCTATCTCTAATTGCACCGGATAGAAACGGTATCAAGTTTAACTAGTTATTAGATAAGAGTAGTTATTAGATCATGATTTTTAAGCacttttcaagtttaattaattacaattcatTTTGAAGAACTGTTCTTTTTCTTAATAAAAGCAGTGCTTGAGATGGTGGAAACTCATTAGTTTAAAATAATAGTGGCTCAAAGGAGAGGTGATGAGTGACCTGGATTGTATTTCTTGTATTTAAGCAGGTAGATTGAACTTATGGTTAATGTTTCTGTGTTTAATTTTGTAGGCGTCCCAACGAAGCATTGTTGTCAATTAATTGTTTCCAGAAGGATTTGGGGGACCCTAATCCCTTGGTGAGAGCATGGGCACTTCGCACCATGGCTGGAATTCGTCTTCATGTTATTGCACCTCTTGTTCTGGTGGCTGTGGGCAAGTGTGCTAGAGATCCATCTGTCTATGTTAGAAAATGTGCAGCTAGTGCTCTTCCAAAAGTACATGATTTGCGCCTAGAGGAACATACCTCGGCAATTGAAGAGGTTCACTTGATAGATTTATTTCTTTATGATTATTTTTGCTTTCATGTTATCCACCATTTATTATGACCTTACTTTGCTACGACTCGATTTCCATTATTAAGATCAGTTGAAAACTGCTTCCTTAAAAGGTTTGGTATTTTTGGAAAGAAGGTTTTAGACTAGTTTGGCATGCAATATGCAAAGATAATATCTTTTCATCTTTTGTGCTTGCATTTTTCAGGAATTTTTTTGTACCTAAATAAACATTCATAGATTTGTGCTTCTTTACTTGGACGTTCAATTTTAGATGTCTTTAGTAGCATGACACCTTAAACATCTATCTCTTGTTATAATATATTCCAATAGGGTTggatttatgtttgatgttatagcTGGTATGTCAGCTACATTTTGTTTGTAATTCTATCTAGGCTTTAGTCATGTATTAGTGGGAGCAGTTATACATTAGTTAACTACCATATTTCATTGTAACATAAATGCTTCCCAAGTCAATTAAAAATCTCTGATTTTTGGAAATCAAATTCAGTTTTCTTATTGTTCAAACTTCTTTGcattcgtttttctttttctccttagtTTTCTGCTAAAAAAACCAACACATGTAATCCGGACTACTTATGTATATGGCATATTGCTTATTCAAGTAATGAAGTTAATCTTTACATCATCCGGGTTACTTGCTTCTGTTTTCTTCCTCTGCTGTCAAAACCCCAACAGATGTGATTTTTAACTCTTCCCTTTAGCATTGATGACCAGCTCAAGGCTCGACATTGCACGTTCTACATGGTGGCCATAGGCTATTTCAGTTACTAGCCAACAGTTgattttagttttaaagttatttggTGCTAGCAATGTCTTGCATTGAGTTACTGATGACAAACATTTGAAATAACATGCATTAAGACCCTTATTCTAgtgttgatttattattttatctttcaataatgttttatttatCTAAAGGCTCAATAATTtcaataatctttcaataatgaaTTGAGCccttataattaaatatatgattaattttgaaatattaaataaaataaatttttgaactttttttctagttttaattca
Protein-coding sequences here:
- the LOC107963373 gene encoding AP-3 complex subunit beta-2, whose protein sequence is MVFQIGTDAHLYDDPDDISIAPLLDSKFDSEKCEALKRLLALIAQGFDVSNYFPQVVKNVASQSLEVKKLVYLYLLHYAEKRPNEALLSINCFQKDLGDPNPLVRAWALRTMAGIRLHVIAPLVLVAVGKCARDPSVYVRKCAASALPKVHDLRLEEHTSAIEEVHLIDLFLYDYFCFHVIHHLL